In the Podospora pseudocomata strain CBS 415.72m chromosome 5, whole genome shotgun sequence genome, one interval contains:
- a CDS encoding hypothetical protein (EggNog:ENOG503PWTS) produces the protein MDQREKALFLASPRDMEEAAQHADSTQPQQQHRRGLRSTVRILGATTCLLVFLLHILLQVPLTTTSTTLQPHHHHASKPPRSITHPTIKKRIPGEHVVLADCRDRKNVVSSQMAYYVGDPGPIPGDVAIVETPPGQTALWINTETSALFYNSNVTFTAWLGPKVGDGQFAGTGDNGYGNFTCWQRFKFDLYRYNNDTICSGVYACNHDAMPAVLPTPGAGSSPGAGAGAAPEAAPSGGLPQGAMIGIIVAVVGSVLFGIAMGVFWWYWRRTRQRQQQQQQQQGDESPEPKTENNEASLPPPTYASAVLPQSPAAAPKFELAPGTLYEMDGQWYRVEMATDTSRYEMDAQSVKKGDGVASGEVENEEGESPTSSAEGSNLSAMTRGDTVSSVNSPVLTPVNAEGRVVSPPVAGMPVPVLVPIPGPGADDNAESEAYVKTGSG, from the exons ATGGACCAACGAGAGAAAGCtctcttcttggccagccCCAGGGACATGGAGGAAGCAGCGCAACATGCTGACTCCACCcagccgcaacaacaacaccgccgTGGCCTAAGGAGCACCGTTCGCATCCTAGGAGCAACAACCtgcctcctcgtcttcctcctccacatcctcctccaagtcccgctaaccaccaccagtacCACCCTCCagccccatcaccaccatgcctccaaacccccccgatccatcacccaccccaccatcaaaaaGCGCATCCCGGGCGAACACGTCGTCCTAGCCGACTGCCGCGACCGCAAAAACGTCGTTTCTTCCCAGATGGCCTACTACGTCGGCGACCCCGGCCCCATCCCCGGCGACGTCGCCATAGTAGAGACACCCCCAGGTCAAACCGCCCTCTGGATCAACACCGAGACCTCTGCCCTCTTCTACAACAGCAACGTCACCTTCACCGCCTGGCTCGGCCCCAAGGTAGGCGACGGGCAGTTTGCCGGGACGGGTGACAACGGCTACGGGAATTTTACTTGTTGGCAGAGGTTCAAGTTTGATCTGTATCGCTACAACAATGATACGATTTGCTCGGGGGTGTATGCTTGTAATCATGATGCTATGCCTG CGGTGTTGCCTACTCCCGGGGCGGGTTCGAGTCCGGGGGCGGGGGCCGGGGCGGCTCCGGAGGCGGCCCCAAGCGGCGGTCTCCCACAGGGAGCAATGATAGGGATCATTGTCGCCGTTGTCGGGTCAGTGCTTTTTGGGATTGCGATGGGGGTTTTCTGGTGGTACTGGCGGCGGACAAgacagcggcagcaacaacaacaacaacaacaaggggACGAGTCACCTGAGCCAAAGACGGAGAATAATGAAGCGTCACTTCCGCCGCCGACATATGCCTCGGCTGTTTTGCCTCAGTCGCCGGCTGCTGCGCCCAAGTTTGAGCTTGCGCCGGGGACGCTGTatgagatggatgggcaGTGGTACCGCGTGGAAATGGCAACTGATACTTCGAGGTATGAGATGGATGCGCAGAGTGTCAAGaaaggggatggggttgcgagtggggaggtggaaaatgaggagggggagagtcCGACTAGTTCTGCGGAGGGGAGTAATCTGTCAGCGATGACGAGGGGTGATACTGTGAGTTCTGTCAACTCGCCGGTTTTGACGCCGGTGAATGccgaggggagggttgtgtCGCCGCCTGTGGCCGGgatgccggtgccggtgttgGTTCCTATTCCTGGGCCTGGGGCAGATGATAATGCTGAGAGTGAGGCTTATGTAAAGACCGGGTCTGGTTGA
- a CDS encoding hypothetical protein (EggNog:ENOG503PES6; COG:M), protein MYTPFGPKEVVLIMSLCRIHCPAEISACRMQLCQGFDGNMAGYTVFHALAGTSLDCFDIHQLAWQESEWPQAKDMLHLVVKRNNLGLLPSGVAAQQGNMNLCLQVTQLEAETAKRASNAALKAPEQRLEASAHKEFEFMFKMLTLGNSDHLVIPLTHMQAALIDTAQLGYRNTVRKLLEIGVPVSIRVRRNETALRIFAHAGDVSMIKLLLQRGAEVDAKDQGGSTPLRWPSWAGRFDTARELLLKGAKVNAQDKSHRTALFGAAGGGYADVVRLLLARGADKSLRGGKDSQTPLEKAVKKRQNAVVEQLKGIEVNNFEQVD, encoded by the exons ATGTACACCCCGTTCGGGCCCAAGGAGGTCGTCTTGATCATGTCCCTATGCAGGATCCACTGCCCTGCCGAGATCTCAGCCTGCCGCATGCAGCTGTGTCAGGGGTTCGACGGCAACATGGCTGGCTATACAGTCTTCCACGCGCTTGCGGGGACATCTCTAGACTGTTTCGATATTCACCAGCTTGCATGGCAGGAGTCCGAGTGGCCGCAGGCAAAGGACATGCTGCACCTGGTGGTCAAAAGGAACAACCTTGGACTTTTGCCGAGCGGGGTGGCCGCGCAACAAGGAAATATGAATCTATGCCTGCAAGTGACACAACTCGA GGCAGAGACGGCAAAGAGAGCGTCGAATGCTGCCCTGAAGGCTCCGGAGCAGCGCTTGGAGGCTTCGGCGCACAAGGAGTTTGAGTTCATGTTTAAGATGCTCACCCTGGGGAACTCTGACCATCTCGTGATCCCCCTCACACACATGCAGGCAGCGTTGATCGACACGGCGCAGCTGGGCTATCGGAACACTGTGCGCAAGCTGCTGGAGATTGGCGTGCCTGTTTCCATCAGGGTTCGCCGCAACGAGACGGCGTTGCGTATCTTTGCACACGCAGGAGATGTGTCCAtgatcaagctcctccttcaacgCGGTGCCGAGGTCGATGCTAAGGACCAGGGTGGGAGCACGCCTTTGCGCTGGCCTTCTTGGGCTGGGAGGTTTGATACAGCCAGGGAGTTGCTACTGAAGGGGGCCAAGGTCAACGCACAGGACAAGTCGCACAGAACAGCCCTCTTTGGAGCCGCGGGAGGAGGTTATGCTGACGTTGTTCGCCTCTTGCTGGCTCGCGGCGCAGATAAATCGCTCCGTGGTGGCAAAGACAGCCAAACTCCTCTAGAGAAGGCCGTCAAAAAGAGGCAGAATGCTGTAGTTGAACAATTGAAAGGAATCGAAGTAAACAATTTCGAGCAGGTGGACTGA
- a CDS encoding hypothetical protein (EggNog:ENOG503PEVQ; COG:M) — MGIVQLLLEKGADPNGADDDGDTSLISCSVFQQVEVTQLLLKYGAQVDVANNDGKKAIHAAATECDPRMIRLLLAHGANPAQKEIDGWKALHMAAQMDKKGTLEVVKVLVDTRRIEIIDQEEKGTTALYLAVQAGRPDVAQVLLEAGADPNITTKPDFWPLRRAVLTSNMELVNLLLSHGADVNLSDSKGRNIVHFACAQSDANILKRVVEASPDALPQQRDDNGGTPLHVAVQNDNEKIALALMELGDASKMQRAE, encoded by the coding sequence ATGGGCATCGTCCAGCTTCTGCTCGAAAAAGGGGCCGACCCGAATGGTGctgatgacgatggtgatACCTCACTGATTTCATGTTCTGTGTTCCAGCAGGTCGAGGTCACGCAGTTGCTCCTCAAATACGGTGCCCAGGTTGACGTAGCAAACAACGACGGAAAGAAGGCTATCCATGCGGCTGCCACGGAGTGCGATCCGAGAATGATACGACTCCTCCTGGCTCATGGTGCGAACCCGGCTCAAAAGGAAATCGATGGGTGGAAAGCCCTACACATGGCTGCACAGATGGACAAAAAGGGGACGCTGGAGGTCGTAAAGGTGCTTGTGGACACACGAAGAATAGAAATAATTGACCAAGAGGAGAAAGGGACAACGGCACTATACCTAGCTGTCCAAGCGGGACGTCCTGATGTGGCCCAAGTTCTCCTGGAAGCCGGGGCGGACCCCAATATTACAACCAAACCCGATTTTTGGCCCCTACGGAGAGCCGTCCTAACTTCCAACATGGAACTTGTGAATCTTCTCCTCAGTCATGGCGCAGACGTCAATTTGTCGGATAGCAAGGGCAGAAACATCGTTCACTTCGCTTGCGCACAATCTGATGCCAACATCCTCAAGAGGGTCGTGGAGGCCAGTCCCGATGCTCTTCCGCAGCAGCGTGATGACAATGGAGGAACGCCCCTGCACGTCGCCGTGCAGAACGACAATGAAAAGATTGCCCTAGCTCTGATGGAACTTGGTGATGCTAGTAAAATGCAGCGGGCGGAGTAA
- a CDS encoding hypothetical protein (COG:S; EggNog:ENOG503P0HQ), whose amino-acid sequence MSHPHSRQICTDCTVIFQKAGSVLTSGIIETVSSLPLDQSYRDRIIRHIHQNQCDMCSLISNTIPAINDPLDSKRTAELRFTLLQNNSTSVNLRLWEFCAEDQKARSHVGGLSIQDVRNGRSTRILSAPTTWSAETLGQIKHWLETCLSSHAQCANRSSGRLPRRLIDVWSTTEPLPKHFDQLSLENSQNIRAVVSESLPPDTKYLTLSHRWGNPPKLLLTTQTQFLLKEDIVPHLLACDEAAVFRHAIQVTRGLGFRYIWIDALCIEQDNGPEKAVDIMHMDEVYTNSSLNLSASVASVPDGLVFDRDLSSINPCRATVVVEAGQESVTLQATPEGFHSLRAVGPLYERGWVYQERLLAPRIVHFLSDQVYWECHALDASEVLPEGYQDGLERQTRGMAAITKGLSADELELRWFRLVEDYTATALTYPNDRLLAVSALAKQFSSVAKRNPNDYLAGMWKDSLLPSLVWLLAEYEEGSEPQRLSDAPRETEVAPSWSWASIMDTVSWPQSSEYTRIVPSVELVDVEVDRTSQNLFDGTNLCRLRLRGHMRKICRYIENGQPWISISGTVRFPEVLEINEEFFDHPLALSWDTCRKSVALALKDDSDWLPGRTYFLLHIGAEQAAYCGDWEPAAEEGIILERTSEHGTYRRVGHFLVPYLSIQDYESFELAGAFHRGFEGLLDENSGDYHELDPDGRCVIDII is encoded by the exons ATGTCACACCCCCACAGCCGGCAGATATGCACCGACTGCACCGTAATCTTCCAAAAGGCAGGTTCTGTCTTGACATCGGGAATCATCGAAACAGTCTCGTCCCTGCCATTGGATCAGTCATACCGAGACCGAATAATCCGACACATTCATCAAAACCAATGTGACATGTGCTctctcatcagcaacaccatcccgGCAATCAATGACCCCCTAGACTCCAAAAGAACAGCAGAGCTCAGGTTTACTCTGCTGCAGAACAACTCGACGAGTGTGAATCTCAGGCTTTGGGAGTTTTGTGCCGAGGACCAAAAGGCTAGATCTCATGTAGGGGGTTTGAGCATCCAAGATG TTCGGAATGGAAGAAGTACCCGCATACTCAGTGCCCCTACTACATGGTCAGCTGAAACGCTGGGCCAGATCAAGCACTGGTTGGAAACATGCCTTTCATCGCATGCCCAGTGTGCAAACCGGTCTTCAGGCCGTCTCCCACGGCGTCTGATAGACGTTTGGTCTACCACCGAGCCGCTGCCGAAACATTTTGATCAACTGAGTCTTGAAAACTCTCAGAACATCCGCGCAGTAGTGTCCGAATCTCTGCCCCCAGACACAAAGTACCTCACCCTCAGCCACAGATGGGGCAATCCACCCAAGCtgctcctcaccacccagacTCAGTTCCTGCTAAAAGAAGACATAGTCCCCCATCTTCTAGCGTGCGACGAAGCAGCGGTATTCCGCCATGCCATCCAAGTCACGCGTGGGCTTGGATTCCGATACATATGGATTGACGCCCTCTGCATCGAGCAAGACAACGGACCAGAGAAAGCAGTTGATATCATGCACATGGACGAGGTCTACACCAATTCATCTTTGAATCTCTCGGCTTCCGTTGCCAGTGTGCCTGACGGGCTAGTCTTTGATCGAGACTTGTCGTCGATCAATCCTTGTCGGGCGACGGTCGTCGTCGAAGCTGGTCAAGAAAGCGTTACCCTGCAGGCAACTCCCGAAGGGTTTCATTCCTTGCGGGCTGTTGGACCCCTTTACGAACGAGGCTGGGTGTATCAAGAGAGGTTGCTCGCACCGCGCATTGTACATTTCTTGTCGGACCAAGTGTACTGGGAGTGTCATGCTTTGGACGCATCTGAGGTTCTCCCCGAGGGATATCAAGATGGATTGGAGCGCCAGACACGGGGTATGGCGGCGATTACGAAGGGGCTATCTGCTGACGAACTGGAACTGCGATGGTTCCGTCTTGTGGAAGACTACACTGCCACGGCTCTGACATATCCGAATGATCGCCTGCTAGCTGTGTCAGCTTTGGCTAAGCAGTTTTCTTCTGTTGCGAAACGGAACCCGAATGACTATCTGGCTGGGATGTGGAAGGACAGCCTACTGCCTTCGCTGGTGTGGTTGTTAGCTGAATACGAAGAAGGAAGCGAGCCACAACGGCTAAGTGATGCTCCGAGGGAAACAGAAGTGGCACCGTCCTGGTCCTGGGCGTCCATCATGGATACAGTATCATGGCCTCAGAGCTCTGAATACACCCGGATAGTGCCTAGTGTCGAGTTGGTGGACGTCGAGGTTGACCGAACATCTCAAAATTTGTTTGACGGCACTAATCTATGTCGACTTCGTCTTCGCGGCCATATGCGCAAGATATGCCGATACATCGAGAACGGACAGCCTTGGATTAGCATTTCAGGAACAGTCCGGTTCCCGGAAGTATTGGAGATTAATGAGGAATTCTTTGACCACCcgttggccttgagctgggACACGTGTCGAAAGTCGGTTGCGCTTGCACTGAAAGACGACAGTGACTGGCTGCCTGGTCGGACATATTTTCTGCTTCACATAGGCGCGGAGCAGGCGGCGTACTGCGGGGATTGGGAGCCCGCGGCAGAGGAGGGCATAATTCTTGAAAGGACTTCAGAGCATGGAACATATAGGCGGGTAGGGCATTTTCTTGTGCCCTATCTGTCGATCCAGGATTATGAGAGCTTCGAGCTGGCGGGCGCGTTTCATCGAGGCTTTGAAGGACTGCTGGATGAGAATTCGGGTGATTATCACGAGCTGGATCCTGATGGGAGGTGTGTGATCGACATTATCTAA
- a CDS encoding hypothetical protein (COG:S; EggNog:ENOG503P0HQ) — MLRGRSSQRARSGAPSPPTAPSHHTSQRVFHPSPYEMARPSSDRPPSRSRSRSPSLVKSSSHPTPRRAIRPLLLLVALINLSWSLYQLPTTRVIESRLCFDHYSLSDPSAVSPDGTIPEELCKLDTIQQRLGKLQGVMETIWVGGDFLMTIPLVTLADRYGYGFVLRLNLVPRAFLLGWMLFVGCFRWLPVEWVVLAPAGSWLGGDCVLNSVVYFLVSELTGDVVLRATFFAYLNATTSIFSSQLGPALASMTMSFRLWLPLVLGLGLLLVSAPLISLLPIAPPPHPVEPRETHDEERSSLPSPQAPPKSLLSLFSTRLSSILSLLTAPTPNFVLLLVVFFLASLASSDTKLLPLYITNRYHLLLSSIGYLLSVKAVFNFFLLTYIIPALLRKQAGFMSAHESEAGPTRTTIHNAKICLLLSGFGALCVALAPSIGWLVCALGVYALGIALPMFTFGLLKSEHVVKQVDSETGVVFSVVMLVRTVGTLMGAMVMPLLWVEALKTGDPEDLGLPWGVSGIIYAVASVVLLGMKVAG; from the exons ATGTTGCGGGGGCGGAGCTCTCAACGGGCGCGAAGTGGGGCACCCTCCC CACCTACAGCACCTTCACATCATACATCTCAACGGGTATTCCACCCCTCACCATATGAGATGGCACGCCCTTCATCAGACCGGCCTCCGTCTCGCTCAAGAAGCCGCTCGCCTTCCCTCGTCAAATCCTCTTCTCACCCCACTCCCCGCCGCGCAATCCGCCCGCTGCTTCTTCTGGTagccctcatcaacctctcaTGGTCGCTATACcaactccccaccacccgcgTGATCGAATCCCGGCTCTGTTTTGACCACTACTCCCTCAGTGATCCCTCAGCCGTTTCCCCGGACGGCACCATCCCAGAAGAGCTGTGCAAGCTCGATACCATCCAGCAGCGCTTGGGGAAGTTGCAAggggtgatggagaccaTCTGGGTGGGGGGTGACTTTCTCATGACGATTCCTTTGGTGACGCTGGCGGATCGATATGGGTACGGATTCGTTTTGAGGCTGAACCTGGTCCCCCGCGCTTTTTTGCTGGGGTGGATGCTGTTTGTTGGGTGCTTTAGGTGGCTGCCGGTGGAATGGGTTGTGCTTGCGCCAGCGGGGAGTTGGTTGGGAGGTGATTGCGTGTTGAACTCGGTGGTGTATTTTCTGGTGTCGGAGTTGACGGGGGATGTGGTTCTGCG GGCGACCTTCTTCGCCTACCTCAACGCTACGACTTCCATTTTCTCGAGTCAGCTTGGGCCTGCTCTGGCATCAATGACCATGTCATTCAGGCTGTGGCTACCCCTCGTACTAGGACTTGGTCTATTGTTGGTATCGGCACCCCTGATATCTTTGCTTCCCATAGCGCCTCCCCCGCACCCAGTTGAACCCCGAGAGACGCATGATGAAGAAAGGTCTTCTCTGCCGTCTCCTCAAGCACCACCCAAATCTctgctctccctcttcagcacACGCCtgtcctccatcctctcccttctcacAGCCCCCACGCCCAACTTCGTCTTGCTTCTCGTcgttttcttcctcgcctccctcgcctcctccgacacgaagctcctccccctctacatcaccaaccgttaccacctccttctctctTCCATCGGCTACCTCCTCTCCGTCAAAGCCGTCTTTAATTTTTTTCTGTTAACCTACATCATCCCCGCCCTCCTTCGAAAACAGGCCGGGTTCATGTCTGCTCATGAGTCCGAAGCCGGTCCCACGAGGACAACGATTCACAACGCCAAGATCTGTTTACTTTTGTCAGGGTTCGGCGCATTGTGCGTCGCCCTCGCTCCTAGTATTGGCTGGCTCGTTTGTGCGTTGGGGGTGTATGCACTGGGAATAGCTCTGCCAATGTTCACTTTTGGGCTGTTAAAGAGTGAGCATGTGGTCAAGCAGGTGGACTCTGAGACAGGGGTGGTGTTTTCAGTCGTGATGCTCGTTCGGACGGTGGGAACGCTGATGggggcgatggtgatgcccCTGCTGTGGGTGGAAGCGTTGAAGACGGGAGATCCAGAGGATTTGGGGCTGCCTTGGGGGGTTAGTGGGATTATTTATGCGGTTGCGAGTGTGGTATTACTGGGTATGAAGGTGGCAGGGTAG
- a CDS encoding hypothetical protein (EggNog:ENOG503P387), with the protein MKLIIAGSTGFLATELTRQSLSNPLITSLITLGRKPCPPPDPSTLLPNADLSKLKSVILEDFDRDDYPESIKSDLSNADACIWTIAITPAQLKTVPWETTVKVCRDYAVTGIKVISSLTDKRPFRFVYVSGANAERDPAKKPLLLGDYCVLRGEAENRILEFGKTSGGRVEVAIAKPGIISGPTKETGVLARVFFGVVGIGKVRVGQVAGALLEEVAKGFERETYENEDLVRVGSGTVAGGE; encoded by the coding sequence atgaagctcatcatcgccggctCAACCGGCTTTCTAGCCACAGAACTAACCCGCcaatccctctccaaccccctcatcacctccctcatcaccctcggcCGGAAACCCTGCCCCCCGCCCgacccatccaccctcctcccaaacgcCGACCTCTCCAAACTCAAATCTGTCATCCTCGAGGATTTCGACAGAGATGACTACCCCGAAAGCATCAAATCCGACCTCTCCAACGCAGACGCCTGCATCTGGACCATAGCTATCACCCCCGCCCAGCTCAAGACCGTGCCCTGGGAGACAACGGTCAAGGTCTGCCGTGACTACGCCGTGACTGGGATCAAGgtgatctcctccttgacggATAAAAGGCCGTTTAGATTTGTTTATGTCAGTGGTGCGAACGCTGAGCGGGATCCGGCAAAGaagccgttgttgttgggcgATTATTGCGTTCTCCGCGGCGAGGCGGAAAACAGAATCTTGGAGTTTGGGAAAACATctgggggaagggtggaggtggcgatTGCGAAGCCGGGGATTATCTCTGGTCCGACCAAGGAgacgggggtgttggcgagggtgtttTTCGGTgtggttgggattgggaaggtgagggttgggCAGGTTGCCGGTgcgttgttggaggaggttgcgaAGGGGTTTGAGAGGGAGACGTATGAGAATGAGGATTTGGTCAGGGTGGGGAGTGGGACGGTGGCGGGGGGTGAGTAG
- a CDS encoding hypothetical protein (EggNog:ENOG503PYZQ; COG:S): MDLDGSTSTDGGPMALLVAAEDLTGLVLDRDDVKVFVKEETTSPVSSTGRSCQAPSLKWKPKAPPRTSGAHSSNQTIASRHHVTKSGRHGSKAAAAAKAAALRGPHPSPHPIVPRRVEDWDPWKGLLHELYITQNRILRDIIQLMETNYNLKATPKMYKNQFARWGFFKYAVKRRPRYNSDESPTDDTYGSKSSSASMISLSRNNSYSTNSPTFFGNDTSRAAQLGLTAIRRFLHGYIDLDISNLRVEEVAGYIDPCYRYFKVSMDLFDLKENKTGGEVLRLAFLQIERKLEKPTMKSFSDLCFVVPHLLLEYGRLDILKAYFRYLARLTTVKFGNHPVSEIAASFVEMFEEGSENEERLMGYIQLLSQANADVIEDIPGVLGRTREWARNQSLACQQREDRSRSGSPNSSAASSKGSPPDMNMAVAPSVRDRDKRRHHMLRVEAQSVYWAQKLVMSGDPESEALAEQWLAKEFGHDFKPRVMALLERLKMMRDIGVFPEVFAKMMECLFIGWLFDYCEFVEEWEEAFEWGRQGLALSANEQYVIWSIHLEGVMREHGSVLEADALKKKRQGMDWMEQVRTQVDKLTL, translated from the coding sequence ATGGACCTCGACGGCAGCACGTCTACGGACGGTGGGCCCATggccctcctcgtcgccgccgaGGACTTGACAGGACTCGTTCTCGACCGCGACGATGTCAAGGTTTTTGTCAAGGAAGAAACCACAAGCCCAGTGTCAAGCACTGGCAGATCATGTCAGGCTCCATCGCTGAAGTGGAAACCCAAAGCTCCCCCGAGGACCTCCGGTGCCCACAGCAGCAATCAAACCATCGCATCGCGGCATCATGTCACCAAATCCGGTAGACATGGcagcaaagcagcagcagccgccaaagccgccgccctccgAGGCCCTCACCCATCGCCGCACCCCATTGTTCCTCGCCGTGTCGAGGACTGGGATCCGTGGAAAGGGCTACTCCATGAACTCTACATCACCCAAAACCGCATCCTCCGTGACATTATACAACTGATGGAAACCAACTACAACCTCAAGGCCACACCCAAAATGTACAAGAACCAGTTCGCTCGCTGGGGCTTTTTCAAATACGCCGTCAAGAGGCGGCCACGGTACAACTCTGACGAATCCCCCACCGACGACACCTACGGTTCAAAGTCGTCATCGGCCTCCATGATCTCCCTCAGCAGAAACAACAGTTACAGCACCAATTCCCCCACCTTCTTCGGCAACGACACGTCCCGCGCCGCTCAGCTAGGGTTAACTGCCATCCGCCGTTTCTTGCACGGGTACATCGACCTCGATATCAGCAACCTCCGGGTAGAAGAAGTCGCCGGCTACATCGACCCTTGTTATCGCTACTTTAAGGTTTCCATGGATCTATTCGACTTGAAGGAGAATAAAACCGGAGGTGAGGTGTTAAGGCTGGCATTCCTGCAGATCGAACgcaagctcgagaagccaacgATGAAGTCATTTTCGGATTTGTGTTTTGTCGTCCCGCATTTGTTATTGGAGTACGGGAGGTTAGATATCCTCAAGGCTTACTTCCGTTACTTGGCACGGTTAACAACCGTCAAGTTTGGAAACCACCCCGTCTCGGAGATCGCGGCGAGTTTTGTCGAGATGTTTGAGGAAGGGTCGGAGAATGAGGAGAGGCTGATGGGGTACATTCAGCTTTTGTCACAAGCCAACGCGGATGTCATTGAGGATATCCCTGGTGTGCTGGGTAGGACGAGAGAGTGGGCGAGGAATCAGAGTTTGGCTTGCCAGCAGAGGGAGGATAGGAGTCGCAGTGGGAGTCCAAATTCTTCGGCTGCTTCGTCGAAGGGGTCACCTCCTGATATGAACATGGCGGTGGCGCCTTCTGTGAGGGATAGAGACAAGAGGCGGCATCACATGCTTCGAGTCGAGGCCCAGAGCGTGTATTGGGCGCAAAAGCTGGTTATGTCAGGTGATCCGGAAAGTGAAGCGCTGGCTGAGCAGTGGTTGGCGAAGGAATTCGGGCATGATTTCAAGCCCCGGGTGATGGCATTGCTGGAGAGGCTAAAGATGATGAGGGATATCGGGGTATTCCCGGAGGTGTTTGCCAAGATGATGGAATGTCTGTTTATTGGGTGGCTGTTTGATTATTGCGAGTTTGTGGAAGAGTGGGAAGAGGCGTTTGAATGGGGGAGACAGGGACTGGCACTGTCGGCGAATGAGCAGTACGTGATTTGGAGTATTCacttggagggggtgatgagagAGCATGGCAGTGTGTTGGAAGCGGATGCactgaagaaaaagagacagGGGATGGACTGGATGGAACAGGTGAGGACGCAGGTGGACAAGTTGACTTTGTAA